One window from the genome of Lachancea thermotolerans CBS 6340 chromosome B complete sequence encodes:
- the LSM12 gene encoding Lsm12p (some similarities with uniprot|P38828 Saccharomyces cerevisiae YHR121W LSM12 Protein containing an Lsm domain and an AD domain may bind RNA and have a role in RNA processing), translating to MSISLEHILGFKVKVTNVLDVASAGNIYSYNSSNNTITLQLTKSAHHAQQFKVIRLSFIKSLEVIGERPTKNSFRKDSMKPIEIRIENVREALQNKVQQAQGATAAIQEHIVTASK from the coding sequence ATGAGCATTAGCCTCGAACATATCCTTGGCTTCAAGGTCAAAGTCACGAATGTTTTGGATGTCGCCTCAGCCGGAAACATATACTCTTACAATTCTTCGAACAACACAATAACGCTTCAACTGACCAAAAGCGCGCATCACGCACAGCAGTTCAAAGTCATCAGGCTGTCGTTTATAAAGAGCCTGGAAGTAATAGGTGAAAGGCCGACTAAGAACAGTTTCAGAAAGGACTCAATGAAGCCAATCGAGATAAGAATAGAAAATGTGAGAGAAGCTCTCCAAAATAAGGTTCAACAGGCTCAAGGCGCTACAGCGGCGATTCAGGAACATATTGTAACGGCGTCTAAATAG